Proteins from one Impatiens glandulifera chromosome 2, dImpGla2.1, whole genome shotgun sequence genomic window:
- the LOC124927766 gene encoding protein FIP2-like — MAMVTASVSSPSSAQDIPTAVPVPQKPPSSRRLPPPCWSHDETVALIDAYRDKWYSLRRGNLRANHWQEVADDVATRCSPAPGNLPKTSVQCRHKMEKLRKRYRSEMQRAVSIPGSSSNSHRFSSSWVHFKRMDSMERGTNVVAPVSQPELAIAIRDNEDEDDDNEIDEDEDLYQATMKRSALPYNRSGYENGNANGFRIRIPGRPDVAMVGGGNKKYSSGGSKYERYSGGDNPPTSFTTSSRVLKDCYTKMGGSSGGGGGGVGVAAAAGGKKKREGDPVEEIALALKSLGDGFVRMERMKMEMAREVESMRMEMEMKRTEMILESQQRIVEAFARACTEKKNKKMKRMLPPSPE, encoded by the coding sequence ATGGCCATGGTTACCGCATCCGTTTCATCTCCTTCCTCCGCACAAGACATACCCACCGCAGTTCCCGTCCCACAGAAACCTCCATCATCGCGCCGCCTCCCACCCCCTTGCTGGTCTCACGATGAAACCGTCGCTCTCATCGATGCCTATCGCGACAAGTGGTATTCTCTCCGCCGGGGAAATCTCAGGGCGAATCACTGGCAGGAGGTTGCCGATGATGTCGCGACCAGATGCTCTCCGGCCCCGGGTAATCTGCCTAAGACATCTGTACAGTGCCGACATAAGATGGAGAAACTTAGAAAGCGATACAGATCTGAGATGCAGAGAGCGGTATCTATTCCGGGTAGTAGTAGTAATAGTCACCGGTTTTCTTCTTCGTGGGTTCATTTCAAACGGATGGATTCTATGGAAAGAGGGACTAATGTTGTTGCTCCTGTTTCACAACCCGAATTGGCTATTGCTATAAGAGACAACGAGGATGAAGACGATGATAACGAAAtcgatgaagatgaagatctgTATCAAGCCACGATGAAAAGATCCGCCCTTCCATATAATCGGAGTGGGTATGAGAACGGGAACGCTAATGGGTTTCGGATAAGGATTCCCGGTCGCCCAGATGTGGCCATGGTAGGAGGAGGTAATAAGAAATACAGTAGTGGTGGTAGTAAATATGAGCGTTATTCGGGTGGTGATAATCCTCCTACTAGTTTTACTACATCTAGTCGGGTTTTGAAAGATTGTTATACGAAGATGGGAGGAAgcagtggtggtggtggtggtggtgttgGAGTGGCAGCAGCAGCAGgggggaagaagaagagagaaggaGATCCGGTGGAGGAGATAGCTTTGGCACTGAAATCACTTGGAGATGGGTTTGTTAGAATGGAGAGGATGAAGATGGAGATGGCAAGAGAAGTAGAGTCAATGagaatggagatggagatgaagaGGACAGAAATGATTCTTGAATCTCAGCAAAGGATTGTTGAAGCATTTGCTAGGGCTTGTACAGAGAAGAaaaacaagaagatgaagagaatgCTTCCCCCTTCGcctgaatga
- the LOC124927782 gene encoding serine/threonine-protein kinase D6PK-like codes for MEKLREGKTLPRQLPLVRQGSIARINSVKLGRIESDSKNYELMDFHAPVRMWKGKNSLEEDDDDDEDDLMSDILVYKKSKEEEDFPSSFSGASHPLEPVDTVLMSPVYVPISQQNKSDAKCLIKGLPLKGPFLEDLSLRVPPGPGTESIEEEEEEDGRNIDNSHPDSEDKECIWDASLPPSPHSSIDSIGVRAMSIANSCASTYRSDGVTSDGMLSLDRNFECMKRGRGGGGSGIGDSLESGKTSLSRASDSSGLSDDSNWSSITGGANKPHKGNDPRWKAIMAIRCRDGILGMHHFKLLKPLGCGDIGKVYLSELSGTRCFFAMKVMDKSSLASRKKLTRAQTEREILQLLDHPFLPTLYTHFETDRFSCLVMEYCPGGDLHTLRQRQPGKHFSEYAARFYAAEVLLALEYLHMLGVIYRDLKPENVLVRDDGHIMLSDFDLSLRCAVSPTLVRTSHIGDPSKRGLSGGAFCVQPVVCMEPTSACIQPSCFIPKVFSLKNKNKTRKTKMEAGMMYGNTLPELVAEPTAARSMSFVGTHEYLAPEIIKGEGHGSAVDWWTFGIFLHELLFGKTPFKGSGNRATLFNVVGQQLKFPESPATSYASRDLIRGLLVKEPQNRLGVKRGATEIKQHPFFEGVNWALIRCSTPPEIPRPVEYESPVRQFGPLDDAFVGGSKRVTSNSNTAPAATSAVTSATNTGSEMKPGGKYLDFEFF; via the exons ATGGAAAAGCTTCGTGAGGGAAAGACACTTCCAAGGCAGTTACCTTTGGTACGCCAAGGCTCAATTGCACGTATAAACTCTGTTAAACTTGGTAGGATTGAATCCGATTCAAAAAACTATGAACTCATGGATTTCCATGCGCCGGTTCGAATGTGGAAAGGAAAAAACTCGCTGGaggaggatgatgatgatgatgaagacgatcTCATGTCTGATATTTTAGTATACAAGAAGAGTAAAGAGGAGGAGGATTTTCCTAGTTCATTCTCTGGCGCCAGCCATCCTTTAGAACCGGTTGATACAGTTCTCATGAGTCCAGTTTATGTTCCAATTAGTCAACAGAACAAATCAGATGCAAAATGCTTGATAAAGGGTCTCCCTCTGAAAGGTCCTTTCCTAGAAGATCTTTCACTGCGAGTTCCTCCTGGACCTGGTACAGAGagcattgaagaagaagaggaagaagatggaCGAAATATTGATAACAGTCATCCGGATTCTGAAGACAAGGAATGTATTTGGGATGCTTCTCTACCTCCGAGTCCTCATAGCAGCATTGATAGTATTGGAGTTAGGGCTATGAGCATCGCCAATAGCTGCGCCAGTACATACAGGAGCGATGGGGTTACGAGTGATGGTATGCTCAGTTTAGATAGAAACTTCGAGTGTATGaaaagaggaagaggaggaggagggagTGGCATTGGAGATTCACTTGAGAGTGGGAAAACCAGTCTGAGTCGTGCTAGTGATAGCAGTGGCCTTAGTGATGATAGTAACTGGAGTAGCATAACTGGAGGTGCTAATAAGCCACATAAAGGAAACGATCCTAGATGGAAGGCTATAATGGCCATCCGATGTCGGGATGGAATTTTAGGGATGCATCATTTTAAACTTCTCAAGCCACTTGGTTGTGGCGATATTGGTAAAGTCTACCTTTCGGAATTGAGTGGTACTCGCTGTTTTTTTGCGATGAAAGTTATGGATAAATCTTCCCTTGCTAGTAGGAAGAAGCTCACCAGAGCTCAAACCGAAAGAGAGATATTGCAGTTACTTGACCATCCTTTTTTACCCACTTTGTATACTCACTTTGAGACTGACAGGTTTTCCTGTTTAGTTATGGAGTATTGTCCAGGTGGGGATCTCCATACCCTCAGGCAACGGCAGCCTGGGAAACACTTCTCCGAATATGCAGCTCG GTTTTATGCTGCTGAGGTTCTTCTAGCGCTTGAATACCTTCACATGTTAGGAGTGATATACAgggacctaaaaccggaaaatgTCCTTGTAAGAGACGATGGGCATATAATGCTATCGGACTTTGACCTTTCACTAAGGTGTGCAGTTTCCCCGACCCTAGTTAGAACCTCACATATCGGGGATCCATCCAAACGAGGCTTAAGTGGTGGTGCATTCTGTGTCCAGCCGGTAGTATGCATGGAGCCAACATCAGCCTGTATTCAGCCATCATGCTTCATTCCAAAAGTCTTTTCTCTGAAAAACAAGAACAAAACTCGAAAGACAAAGATGGAGGCAGGAATGATGTACGGAAACACACTCCCGGAACTAGTGGCAGAACCAACCGCAGCCCGATCAATGTCTTTCGTGGGGACCCACGAGTATCTAGCACCCGAAATAATAAAAGGAGAAGGACACGGAAGCGCGGTTGATTGGTGGACGTTTGGTATTTTCCTGCACGAACTCCTTTTCGGAAAAACACCGTTTAAAGGGTCAGGGAATAGGGCCACACTGTTTAACGTCGTGGGACAACAACTTAAATTCCCCGAGTCTCCAGCCACGAGTTACGCCAGCCGAGACCTGATAAGAGGGTTACTGGTAAAGGAGCCGCAAAACAGACTCGGTGTGAAAAGGGGAGCTACTGAAATAAAGCAGCACCCTTTTTTCGAAGGTGTGAATTGGGCGCTTATCAGATGTAGTACACCTCCGGAGATACCAAGGCCGGTTGAATATGAATCGCCGGTGAGACAGTTTGGACCGCTCGATGATGCCTTTGTTGGCGGAAGTAAAAGGGTGACTAGTAACAGTAATACTGCTCCTGCTGCTACTAGTGCGGTAACTAGTGCTACTAATACAGGAAGTGAAATGAAACCTGGAGGTAAATATCTGGATTTCGagttcttttaa
- the LOC124925697 gene encoding pentatricopeptide repeat-containing protein At1g02150-like → MMLLQSTLSQSPLQNHRHVSLSSSTSSSTFRSFVYLQGVTNLKFPLISCKISEDGSQGAVVDYEKRSQMNWNRVYKRLSLSEDPNTGAATVLNQCEKEGKNLTKWALSRIVKELRRFRKYKLALEVYDWTNEREERFRTTTSDTAIQLDLISKVHGVSSAEDYFQKLPTSLKDKRTYGSLLNVYGKAKLKDKAESLLNEMRTKGFTVHSLHMNVMMTLYMSMREYDKVDTIISEMKSKSIPLDLYSYNIWLSSLGSRESIEGVERVFNEMQQDALTNGNWTTFSTMATTYIKLGQLEKACECLKEVESRISARDRIPYHYLISLYGTMGNKEEVQRVWSLYNSIFPTITNLGYLTMISSLTRLGDIEQAQKIYEEWLLVKTFYDPRISNILIGWYARNGFFEKAEELFSQMTETGGKPNAASWEVLAEGHVKEKRISSALSCLKEAVVLAEGSSNWKPKPTIISAFLELCEEEGDMVSKERLVEEVLRIANCLEDAGYMSHISLTKVVETGAGTIDDYELKVEVEAEAEDISTQLEGIIS, encoded by the exons ATGATGCTTCTTCAATCCACACTTTCGCAATCTCCTCTTCAGAATCATCGTCATGTATCTCTTTCATCCTCAACTTCATCTTCTACTTTTCGCAGTTTCGTCTACCTTCAAGGAGTTACGAACCTCAAGTTTCCACTCATTAGCTGTAAGATATCGGAGGACGGAAGCCAAGGAGCGGTAGTTGATTACGAGAAGAGGTCTCAGATGAATTGGAATAGAGTATACAAGAGATTGTCTCTTTCTGAAGATCCAAACACAGGTGCTGCCACTGTGTTGAATCAGTGTGAGAAAGAAGGGAAAAATCTCACCAAATGGGCACTTTCTAGGATCGTTAAGGAGTTGAGGAGATTCAGGAAGTATAAGTTAGCTCTTGAG GTTTACGATTGGACAAATGAACGAGAAGAGAGATTCAGAACAACCACTAGTGACACTGCTATTCAATTAGATCTAATATCAAAAGTTCATGGAGTATCAAGCGCTGAAGATTACTTTCAAAAGTTGCCAACTAGCTTAAAGGACAAGCGAACCTATGGCTCTCTCCTAAATGTCTATGGGAAGGCAAAGCTGAAAGATAAAGCCGAGTCATTGTTAAACGAAATGAGAACTAAGGGTTTCACAGTCCACTCGCTTCATATGAACGTAATGATGACTCTCTATATGAGCATGAGAGAATACGATAAAGTAGACACAATCATCTCCGAAATGAAGTCGAAAAGCATACCTTTGGATTTATATTCCTATAACATATGGCTATCATCATTAGGATCAAGAGAATCAATTGAGGGCGTAGAACGAGTTTTCAACGAAATGCAACAGGACGCTTTAACTAATGGAAACTGGACCACTTTCAGCACCATGGCCACCACCTATATTAAGCTCGGCCAATTGGAGAAAGCATGCGAGTGCTTAAAGGAGGTAGAGAGCCGAATCTCAGCCAGAGACAGAATTCCTTACCATTATCTAATAAGTTTGTACGGAACTATGGGGAACAAGGAGGAAGTTCAACGAGTATGGAGCCTTTACAATTCAATCTTTCCTACCATCACAAACTTGGGTTACCTCACGATGATATCGTCTTTGACTCGCCTCGGCGATATCGAACAGGCTCAAAAGATTTACGAGGAATGGCTATTGGTTAAAACGTTTTACGATCCTAGAATTTCCAACATACTTATTGGTTGGTACGCGAGGAATGGATTTTTCGAAAAAGCTGAGGAATTGTTTAGCCAGATGACAGAAACGGGCGGGAAACCGAATGCTGCATCGTGGGAGGTTCTCGCGGAAGGTCATGTAAAAGAGAAGAGGATTTCGTCTGCATTGTCTTGTTTAAAGGAGGCTGTTGTTTTAGCGGAAGGTTCGAGTAATTGGAAGCCGAAGCCCACGATTATATCAGCTTTTCTCGAGCTTTGTGAGGAAGAAGGAGATATGGTTAGTAAGGAACGGTTGGTTGAGGAGGTGCTGAGGATAGCTAATTGTTTGGAGGATGCCGGTTATATGtctcatatttctttaaccaaaGTAGTTGAAACCGGGGCGGGTACAATCGATGATTATGAACTTAAAGTTGAAGTTGAAGCGGAAGCGGAAGACATTTCTACTCAACTTGAAGGTATCATCTCGTAA
- the LOC124928141 gene encoding uclacyanin-2, whose protein sequence is MAVSTVHAVDHTVGGNSGWAQMVNYATWAQGETFTVGDTLTFGFSGTHSVDEVNQADYTSCNTASPIASHTSSPTTISLTTTGTFYYICPTGGHCNSGMKLAVTVADATTTPPSSPSPPPPSAGTPPTAGTPPTTGTPPTTGTPPTTGTPPSTSTSPPPPPSGNGADGISNSLAVGSMIVAAVMGLLV, encoded by the exons ATGGCGGTCTCAACCGTCCACGCGGTTGATCACACCGTCGGTGGCAATTCCGGCTGGGCTCAGATGGTCAACTATGCTACATGGGCTCAAGGCGAAACATTTACCGTGGGCGACACATTAA CTTTCGGATTCTCGGGAACCCATAGTGTGGACGAAGTAAACCAAGCTGACTACACCAGTTGCAACACAGCCAGTCCTATTGCAAGCCATACAAGCAGCCCCACTACTATTTCTCTAACCACCACAGGCACCTTTTACTACATCTGCCCCACCGGCGGTCATTGTAACAGCGGCATGAAGCTAGCTGTCACCGTCGCTGATGCCACCACCACACCCCCATCATCTCCTTCTCCACCACCTCCTTCCGCCGGAACTCCTCCAACTGCCGGAACTCCGCCAACAACCGGAACTCCACCAACAACCGGAACACCACCAACAACCGGAACGCCGCCGTCTACGTCCACctctccaccaccacctccttcAGGAAACGGAGCTGATGGAATTAGTAACAGTTTGGCTGTTGGGTCAATGATTGTGGCTGCGGTTATGGGGCTCTTGGTCTAG
- the LOC124927783 gene encoding ras-related protein RABD2a-like has product MNPEYDYLFKLLLIGDSGVGKSCLLLRFADDSYLESYISTIGVDFKIRTVEQEGKTIKLQIWDTAGQERFRTITSSYYRGAHGIIVVYDVTDQESFNNIKQWLNEIDRYASDNVNKLLVGNKSDLADKRVVSYDTGKALADEMGIPFMETSAKDSSNVEQAFMAMTSSIKDRMASQPSADGAKPPTVNIRGQPVSQSGGGCCS; this is encoded by the exons ATGAATCCGGAGTA TGATTATCTGTTCAAGCTTTTGCTTATTGGAGATTCCGGTGTTGGAAAATCATGCCTTCTTCTAAGATTTGCA GATGATTCATACCTGGAGAGTTACATAAGCACTATTGGAGTCGACTTT aaaatTCGAACAGTGGAGCAAGAAGGAAAGACTATCAAGCTTCAGATA TGGGATACTGCAGGGCAGGAACGGTTTAGGACAATCACAAGCAGCTACTACCGTGGAGCCCATGGAATTATT gtGGTTTATGATGTGACGGACCAAGAGAGTTTCAATAATATAAAGCAATGGCTGAATGAGATTGATCGATATGCAAGTGACAACGTGAACAAACTACTTGTAGGAAACAAGTCTGATCTTGCAGACAAAAGGGTAGTCTCTTATGATACAGGCAAg GCACTTGCTGATGAAATGGGCATACCCTTCATGGAGACTAGTGCAAAAGATTCAAGTAATGTGGAGCAGGCCTTCATGGCAATGACTTCTTCAATTAAAGATAG gATGGCAAGCCAACCGTCTGCAGATGGTGCAAAGCCTCCGACAGTGAATATTCGAGGACAGCCCGTTTCTCAGAGTGGCGGTGGCTGCTGCTCCTAG
- the LOC124926485 gene encoding cyclin-U4-1-like: MADGDHELAESSGGGGGMPRLIRFLPCLLQRVAESNDLNDGGLKSQKMSVFQGLSRPNISIESYLERIFKYANCSPSCFIVAYLYLDRFQQRQPSLPINSFNVHRLLITSVMLAAKFMDDIYYNNAYYAKVGGISIGEMNFLEVDFLFGLGFHLNVTPTTFYTYCSYLQNEMTTMMIQPSLHLSHVDDHDHDHDHIEDHQVLPIISRSQQYHQVLHQELAV; the protein is encoded by the exons atgGCGGATGGTGATCATGAACTGGCAGAGAgtagtggtggtggtggtgggatGCCGAGGCTGATCAGATTCCTGCCCTGCCTACTCCAACGGGTGGCTGAATCGAACGATCTGAACGACGGAGGGCTGAAGAGTCAAAAGATGTCGGTTTTCCAGGGACTAAGCAGGCCCAACATCTCAATTGAAAGCTATTTGGAAAGGATCTTCAAGTACGCCAATTGTAGCCCATCTTGCTTCATTGTGGCTTATCTCTACTTAGACAGGTTCCAACAAAGACAGCCATCTTTACCCATTAACTCATTCAATGTTCATAGATTGCTCATTACAAGTGTCATGCTTGCCGCCAAATTCATGGATGATAT ATATTACAACAATGCATATTATGCAAAAGTGGGGGGAATCAGCATTGGAGAAATGAACTTTCTTGAAGTGGATTTCTTATTTGGATTGGGGTTTCATTTGAATGTGACTCCAACCACTTTCTACACTTATTGTTCTTATCTTCAGAACGAGATGACAACGATGATGATTCAGCCTTCGCTTCATTTATCTCATGTcgatgatcatgatcatgatcatgatcatatTGAAGATCATCAAGTACTGCCCATAATATCCAGATCACAACAGTACCACCAGGTTCTACATCAAGAATTGGCTGTCTAA